In a single window of the Halobaculum lipolyticum genome:
- a CDS encoding MFS transporter: MGTDTAWARRRALALVGVAELLAMTLWFSASAVAPELTALWDLTPTEAGLLTTAVQLGFVVGALASAALTLADVLRPRVLLAASAVAGAVATASIALFVDSAAPAIVLRFLTGVALAGVYPTGMKILAGWFRRGRGLAIGVLVGALTVGSATPHLLRAVGGGAGAVGDPRLVMLAAAGLATVGAVLVLGVRPGPYAAPASPFDPGAVVRIVRNRGLVLADLGYFGHMWELYAVWTWLPVYLAASYAARGATAAGTAASLLAFGAIAVGGVGALTFGAAADRVGRTTVTAVSMVGSGAACLLAGVVFGAPTVLLAPFVLAWGFLIVADSAQFSAAVTELADEAYVGSALTLQTAVGFLLTVGSIQLTPVVAAAVGWRWAFAPLAVGPAVGTLAMLVLGRSDDAAKLAGGRG; this comes from the coding sequence ATGGGAACGGACACGGCGTGGGCGCGGCGGCGGGCGCTCGCGCTCGTCGGCGTCGCCGAACTGCTCGCGATGACGCTGTGGTTCAGCGCCTCCGCGGTCGCGCCGGAGCTGACTGCGCTGTGGGACCTCACGCCGACGGAGGCGGGGCTGCTCACGACCGCCGTCCAACTCGGCTTCGTCGTCGGCGCGCTCGCCTCCGCGGCGCTGACGCTGGCGGACGTCCTCCGACCGCGGGTGTTGCTGGCGGCGTCGGCGGTGGCAGGCGCCGTCGCGACCGCCTCAATCGCGCTGTTCGTCGACTCGGCGGCGCCGGCCATCGTGCTGCGGTTCCTCACCGGCGTCGCGCTCGCCGGCGTCTACCCGACGGGCATGAAGATCCTCGCCGGCTGGTTCCGCCGCGGCCGCGGACTCGCAATCGGCGTGCTCGTCGGCGCGTTGACGGTCGGGTCGGCGACGCCCCACCTGCTGCGGGCGGTCGGCGGCGGCGCCGGGGCCGTCGGCGACCCGCGGCTCGTCATGCTGGCCGCCGCGGGGCTGGCGACGGTCGGCGCGGTCCTCGTGCTCGGCGTGCGCCCCGGCCCGTACGCCGCGCCGGCGTCGCCGTTCGACCCCGGCGCCGTCGTCCGCATCGTCCGGAATCGCGGGCTCGTCCTCGCGGATCTGGGCTACTTCGGCCACATGTGGGAGCTGTACGCCGTCTGGACGTGGCTCCCCGTCTACCTCGCCGCCAGCTACGCGGCCCGGGGCGCGACGGCCGCCGGCACCGCCGCCTCGCTGTTGGCGTTCGGCGCCATCGCCGTCGGGGGCGTCGGCGCGTTGACGTTCGGCGCGGCGGCCGACCGCGTCGGCCGGACGACCGTGACGGCCGTGAGCATGGTCGGCTCCGGGGCGGCGTGTCTGCTCGCGGGCGTCGTCTTCGGCGCACCGACGGTCCTGCTCGCGCCGTTCGTCCTCGCGTGGGGGTTCCTGATCGTGGCGGACTCGGCGCAGTTCTCGGCGGCCGTCACCGAACTGGCAGACGAGGCGTACGTCGGCTCCGCGCTGACGCTCCAGACGGCGGTGGGCTTCCTCCTCACGGTCGGGTCGATCCAACTCACGCCCGTCGTCGCCGCCGCCGTCGGCTGGCGCTGGGCGTTCGCGCCGCTGGCGGTCGGACCGGCGGTCGGCACGCTGGCGATGCTCGTACTCGGTCGCAGCGACGACGCCGCGAAACTCGCGGGCGGTCGGGGGTGA
- a CDS encoding SdpI family protein, which produces MRYLGRRLLAALLVAAMAAASVLALPSLPEQVATHWNAAGQPDDTMPRLAGAFLLPAITAGVALLLYVVPRIDPRREAVESFRGPYEWFVVGMVAFLAYVHGMTLAWNLGLRFSFTGAMSVPLAGLFLGLGELLARAQPNWTVGIRTPWTLSDDEVWAETHRRGAWAFRALGVATLVAVAVPDLLLPVVVGGALLVAGYTTAFSYVAYRRRQVG; this is translated from the coding sequence ATGCGCTACCTCGGTCGACGCCTCCTTGCCGCACTCCTCGTCGCCGCGATGGCCGCCGCGAGCGTCCTCGCGCTCCCCTCGCTCCCGGAGCAGGTGGCGACCCACTGGAACGCGGCCGGACAGCCGGACGACACGATGCCGCGGCTCGCCGGGGCGTTCCTCCTCCCGGCGATCACCGCCGGCGTCGCGCTCCTGCTGTACGTCGTGCCGCGGATCGACCCCCGGCGGGAGGCGGTGGAGTCGTTCCGCGGTCCCTACGAGTGGTTCGTGGTCGGGATGGTCGCGTTCCTCGCGTACGTCCACGGGATGACGCTGGCGTGGAACCTCGGCCTCCGGTTCTCGTTCACCGGCGCGATGTCGGTGCCGCTCGCCGGACTGTTCCTCGGCCTCGGCGAACTGCTGGCCCGTGCGCAACCGAACTGGACCGTCGGCATCCGGACGCCGTGGACGCTGTCGGACGACGAGGTGTGGGCCGAGACGCACCGCCGCGGGGCGTGGGCGTTCCGCGCGCTCGGCGTCGCGACGCTCGTCGCCGTCGCGGTCCCCGACCTCCTGCTCCCCGTCGTGGTCGGCGGCGCGCTGCTCGTCGCTGGGTACACGACGGCGTTCTCCTACGTCGCGTACCGCAGGCGACAGGTCGGCTGA
- a CDS encoding acyltransferase translates to MTTDDGVDGTDDGPPARYDRLERHPTPGGRNSLRYWTDAKSPATVALNYLAVWLIRVSPSLRLKSWLLRRLGATVGSGVSWGLEATPDVFWPERVVLGDDVIVGYDSVLLCHEFLQDEYRLGDVVVGDRAMLGANVTVLPGVHIGADAQVAANSLVADDVPPGTTVAGVPAEPVGRDGSAEDGSSDDGDGDEDA, encoded by the coding sequence GTGACCACCGACGACGGCGTCGACGGGACCGACGACGGGCCGCCCGCCCGCTACGACCGGCTAGAGCGTCACCCGACGCCCGGCGGCCGCAACTCCCTCCGCTACTGGACGGACGCGAAGTCGCCGGCGACGGTCGCCCTCAACTACCTCGCGGTGTGGCTGATCCGCGTGTCGCCGAGCCTCCGGCTCAAGAGTTGGCTGCTGCGCCGCCTCGGCGCGACCGTCGGATCGGGCGTCTCGTGGGGGTTGGAGGCGACGCCGGACGTGTTCTGGCCCGAGCGGGTCGTCCTCGGCGACGACGTCATCGTCGGCTACGACTCGGTGCTGCTGTGCCACGAGTTCCTGCAAGACGAGTACCGCCTCGGCGACGTGGTCGTGGGCGACCGCGCGATGCTGGGCGCGAACGTCACCGTCCTCCCCGGCGTCCACATCGGCGCCGACGCGCAGGTGGCGGCGAACTCGCTCGTCGCCGACGACGTGCCGCCGGGAACGACCGTCGCCGGCGTGCCGGCGGAGCCGGTCGGGCGCGACGGCTCGGCCGAGGACGGCTCGTCGGACGACGGCGACGGCGACGAGGACGCCTGA